A genomic region of Venturia canescens isolate UGA chromosome 7, ASM1945775v1, whole genome shotgun sequence contains the following coding sequences:
- the LOC122413690 gene encoding uncharacterized protein: protein MEKTIYCKNEERCKKIKFCKVNEKMSDSECVTQKIREACENDLLLKKKIENQAIVLQKLIQNQNILCDIEAEEEIIDELEITCIVPLGESLLSCSTIYAIDQDGSLIETQEKISECVEEKEKENQSINSQFKKLKTNDFTEKRSIISSFVGTPTSLPELTPELVQKVNNGGMLLAQKSLTYFWATDLLHRTNGMLSKNDYFNYAKAIVSAYPELSGGDHGCGIVRHQSSTNVRNRRANSERSVMKFGEDKLKISQNIPTVLRFIKSVLMYME, encoded by the exons atggaaaaaacgatttattgCAAAAACGAAGAGcgatgcaaaaaaattaaattttgcaaagtgaacgaaaaaatgagtgattcCGAATGTGTCACCCAAAAAATCCGCGAAGCTTGTGAAAACGACTTGcttctgaaaaagaaaatcgaaaatcaagcCATCGTGTTACAGAAGCTGattcaaaatcaaaacatTTTATGTGACATCGAAGCAGAGGAAGAAATAATCGATGAATTGGAAATAACCTGCATTGTTCCGTTAGGCGAAAGTCTTCTATCGTGTTCAACGATCTACGCTATCGATCAAGACGGCTCTCTCATTGAAAcccaagaaaaaataagtgaatgtgtggaggagaaagaaaag gAAAACCAATCAATCAACagtcaatttaaaaaactgaaaacaaATGACTTCACTGAAAAAAGAAGCATAATTTCAAGCTTCGTTGGAACGCCAACATCATTGCCAGAACTGACCCCGGAGTTGGTTCAAAAAGTGAACAACGGAGGAATGTTACTTGCTCAAAAGTCATTAACGTATTTTTGGGCAACTGATCTTTTGCATCGCACTAATGGCATGCtgagtaaaaatgattatttcaacTACGCAAAAGCCATTGTTAGTGCTTATCCAGAGCTCAGCGGCGGAGACCATGGATGT GGGATTGTACGACATCAGTCAAGTACAAATGTGCGGAATCGACGTGCTAATTCAGAACGATCTGTAATGAAATTTGGCGAagacaaattgaaaatcagTCAAAATATTCCAACTGTTTTACGATTCATAAAGA gCGTCCTGATGTACATGGAGTAG